The Solanum dulcamara chromosome 2, daSolDulc1.2, whole genome shotgun sequence region TTTAGCTCAATGTTTTTTCTTTCATAGTAATAAGATAGGTTCTCAATgtcaatatttttctcatttatgtAGTCCCCTACCCACTATAAAAAATCTCACTTTCCATTCTACTTCATATATAATGAACATCTTTCATAGTAATGGAAATAATATTCTTGATTCTATGTCTCATTTGTCTCATGAAATTAGTACAGATATGTTGTGGCACTATAGACTTGGCCATATTTCTTTTGTAAAAATGAAAGGCATATCCTCCATTCCCGTGGGGTTCTCACCCAAACAATCGTTCACCTGAACTATATGCCCTATGACAAGATAAATCAGGTTATTCTTTCCACCCAAAACACACAACACCTCTAATATATTTGAACTACTTCATGCTGATCTATGGGGACCTTATCCTATAGAAACTCGTGACAAATTTAAATACTTCATCACCTTATTTGATGACTTTAGCAGGTCCACTTGGACACACTTACTGAGCTGAAAAATCAATACTTTACATATCATAAAAGCCTTTGTGAATATGATTGAAAATCAATTTCAAACCACTGTTCAAACTATAAGATCAGATAATGGTCTAGAATTTGTCAATCATGAATCTACTCTTTTCTTTTAATCAAAAGGAAGCATTCATCAAAAATCATACTCATACCACCACAACAAAATGggggtggtggtggtggaaAAGAAGCACAAACATCTCCTAGAAACTGTCAGGGTACTACTTTTCCAATTCAAATTACCAACAAATTATTGGGGTAAGTGTATACTACAACAACGTTCATCATTAACAGACTTCCTTCTGTTCTCCTTTATAACAAATGCCCCTTCACCCTGTTGTATAACTAAGATCCCCAATATTCTCATATGAGAagctttgattgtttttgttatcCCACCACACTTAAAACCCATAGAACCAAATTTGAACCAAGAGAAACACCACATGTGTTTGTGGGATATCCTTTTGGTACAACTGGGTACATAGTGCTGAGTTTGAACACTAAGAAAATTCATGTTTCAAGGGAGGTTGTATTTCATGAGACATGTTCTTTTTTTCTCTGATTTCTGACTTATCTAAGTCTCATGTGTCCAATCTCTATTCCACTCCTGTGTTTGATTATACCACTCCTATGTGTGATCACTCTATTTCTTCTGAGCCTCATTTCACTCAGTCTATTCCTTCTGAGTCTCACTCTACTCATACTTCTTCGGATAATGTACAATGTGATCCTGTACATACATTTGTTACAGTTCCTTCCTTGTCACCAAACCTATCATTCATTCTCCCTTCACCTTCTCATCACCATTCTCCTTAACATGTTTCACAATCAGGAAATCCACCAGAGTTCATAGGGAACCAACCTACCTTAATGAATACTTGTATCCTGGACATCAACCTAAACCTTCACAACCATTGCATTCCCTACATGTCTCTTTCTCCCACTATCATCACATTGCCTCTGAAGTTCTATATCCTGAAAGCCAATCACTTGTGTTGAGTGTATCATATGATTGTGAACCATCATCATATGATGAGGCAATTATGAATCTTGCCTGGCAAGTAGCAATGACACAAACAATACTTGAGATTTAATGCTACTACCAACTAAAAATAAGGTCAATAGATGTAAGATGGGTCTACAAAATCAAGCATAAAGCATATGGGAGCATAGATTATACAAACAATACTTGAGATTTAATGCTACTATCTAACATTATGGCATAGATTATACAAACATCTTTTCTACTGTCATTAAAATGACAATTGTAAGAACTTTAATTGCTACTATTGTGACGAAACACTTGAACACCTATTAGTTAGATGTGAATAATGCTTTCCTTCATGGAGAATTTCATAAGGAAGTATACATGGATATCCCATAGGGACTAGATGGTCAAACCAAAAAATTGGTTTGCAAACTCAACAAATTCCACTATAGTCTGAAACAAGCAAGTAGGCAATGATATGCCAAATTTTCTGATGCACTTAGTTCCAGAGGTTACACTCACTCCCTAAATGACTACTCCTTATACTATAAAAAGCAAGgatctattattatttttatagttgTATATGTAGAGGATATTCTACTCACTGAAACTGACCTTGAAGAGATTGATCAACTAAAAGGTTTCCTCCACAACCGATTCAAAATCAAGGACTTGGGGGAAGTTACATTATTTCTTGGAATTAGAGATCTTCTACACAAAGGTTAGAGTACTAATTTCACAAAGGAAGTTTTTACTTGATCTCCTAAAGGAGTACCACTGCTTATAGTATTCTAGTCTTGCCTCACATCTCGATCCAACAGTCACGCTCAAAGCTAATGAAGGGAAGCTTGTATCAAGCCCTAGTTCATACCAAAAGCTGGTTGGCAAGCTTAACTTTCTCACCAACACTAGATTAGACATTGCATATGGGGTCCAACACCTTAGCCAATTCATGCAAGATCCTAGAGAACCACATCTGCAAGCAGCTTATCACATGCTGCAGTACCTTAAGAAGGATCCAACATTGGGATTGCTTATGTCTCCTACTGATGATTACAAAGTTTAAGCCTTTTGTGACTCTAATTGGGCAGCTTGTCCTAACGCCAGAAAGTTTGTCGGGAGATACATTATGCTGCTAGGATCCAGTCCTATAAGTTGGAATTCCAAGAAACAAGAAAGTATTTCCCTTTCCTCAGCTGAGGCTGAGTACAAATCTATTAGGAAAGTGGTTGGAGAACTAGTTTGGTTGAGTAGATTGTTTGAGGAACTCACTATCCCTAGAGATGGTCCCTTCCTTGTGTATTGTGATAGACAATCAACTTTACAAATTGCTAAGAATCTTTTCTTTCATGAGAGAACCAAACACATTGATATTGATTGCCATTTTATGTGAGCCAAGCTTCAGGAAGGTCTTATATCCTTGCATCACATTGGCACTATAATCAATTGGTTGATATTCTCACCAAGACACTTACATGAATCAAACATTATGTTGTTCTAGAAAAGTTGGTTGTGTTGATCTCACCTCCAACTttgcggggggggggggggggggcattGAGATATTTATTGTACACATCATCAGTTAGTTAGTTGGAATAAGACAGTTAGTTGGAATTAGCACACAATTGTAGGTTGTTAGAGTCAGTTAGTTGATTGGAGTTGTTAGTTGTATAAATAGGTGTTTGGCAATTGTAATCAGTACTTTTCTTCATTCATCTAATACAAAGTAGAAAAGATTTCTCTCCTAATTTCCATATATTTCTTCAATGGAGTTTTTTCAGATTCCACCATTTTAGGTGTGTTTCTGTACCTTCAATCATCAATTCAACAGGTCTCTTAGGCAAGATTTGGTGACCTTTGATAAtcttgagttattgtcttgggTGGTGCAACGAAGGTGCTATCAAGTTGGCCAAATGATTTGTGGTCATTCATGAGCATTGAAACATGTGCCTTCCAAGTTGCAAAATTGACTGTCGATGAGCTTGATTGGTAATTGCATGGCAGGATTGAATCGGATAATGGGGTTGTTTGCGGCTATGTTATCAACATTAACAACTTTGGTAGGAAGAGCCATTGAGACAATTACGGATGGCAATGGGACGGATGCATCGCGATTTGAGCCTTAAcccacaaaattttaatttgccCTGCTCCGTCCTGCATTGCCTTTTTTTGTGTTTAAACCCGCCCCTCCCCCCTCGCATCAACCTGCCCCCACcccactttctttttctttttttgggcaTACCGTAGTAAGGAAAGGAAGTGAGGGCACTCATTCGAATCGAATAGCTGAAACTACTATAACTCCTATTTTTCTGCTTTAAGAGAAGCCTTCTAGCTCGTTTTAAAGCGTTGAAGAGAGAGATAGGACATTCTAATGCACAtttactttttgaaaaatctaaaaacgctaaataaaaattcaatacTGCTAAATTGTTTTTGCATCTTCCAAAAGCCAATAGATTTAGATAGATTATGTGATTAAggattaaatttatttaactttagTATTATATGTTCATCATCATATTTcacatatttcaaaaaaaaaaagaagcagcaATGATGCCCTTATTTTGAATGGTTTGAAAAATTGAGTTTGTAAACTTTAATGCCTTAATATGCAATTCAAGCAAATAAAAACATGGGTTATGCAGGTGCAAACTCACGTTTTTCAGTTtttcagtcaaaaatgaaagagATCTTTAATTAGTTTTCGTTTTGCTTAAACCCGCAAAAGAATTATTTCAACTCGCCCAGCGCCCCCACATAGCCTTAAACCTGCAATCGCCCCACATAGCCCCATTGCCATCCCTAGAGACAATAGATCAGGTATTGTGTGagagaaaacaaaaacaaggaCCGATCTCATGTGAGCAATAGCTTTGATACCATAGAAAGGAATAGATAATTGAATGATCATTTTTTATTCTGTAATACATGACAAAGGATGATACCACAACTACAATCCCTGTAAGTCTCAACTATTCTCCATATCTAAAGCAGAGTCCTAAGATTAGAAAACAAGTAAAAGATCtttgaaaattaaaagattCCTAAAAACTAGGAAACAAATAACATAAGCAGTTACAGTAAGTCTTTTCTGCTATTAGTTTATAGACATTTGGTTAAAAATTGATTAGTATCTCTAAAGAGAAACAATCATAATTGAGTCAAACTGGCGATGGGTTATGACCCATCTTTTAGCCCAAGTAAGCGTTGGGCGGAGTTTGGCATTGACTCATCTATTGATTCAGCTCGTCAGCCGATCTGAAACAGCTCATTTTTCACCCCTAGATGTAAGTGATGCAACGTTTCTACAATAGACATTTGGACATGAAAAATCCATGACCAGCCAGTCAAATTTCAACAACCACCATTTGTTTTTTACCTTAACTGAAGGAAACATCAAACATTTCAAGTAAACTAAGAAGAGTAGCTCCTTCACATTACCTAATTCTGGAAACAACAAAAGATATCAACTTGAGGCAAGTTCATCAAAAACACAAAGTTTGGTCAAAGCCATATTTCCAGTAACATTTCCATAGGTACAAGTCTATGCTCAGTTTGCTCAATGTCAGCTAACATAAAAAGGAATCCAGAGAGATTTCACCagatcatatacaaataaaaatagactctCCTAATTTGACTTACACGCTGCATCAGCATTGCTCATTCGCTTAGAGGGAGTCCTCTTTTTCTTGAACGATTGGCTCAGAGGTTCAAAGAGAGGAGCCCCTGGCATACCAAGCCGTAAATCTGTATCACCATCGTCATCAATCCATGCTATGCGATTAACTGTCATAGTTACAAATGTGTTTCAATGTCaagtttacaaaaaaaaaaaataatcagtgACAAGTATAAGATTTGTAAGTAACACTGCCAAGCTTAGGCAATACTAGACTAAGGTGATGGAACAACCAGTCAGGAGCAAAGATATAAACATAAATACAGATCTTTATATCCAGCAGCCATCTCAAGGTGACGCAATTTAGAAACTTGATGGAATCACACCAATCAACATGGACTGATCTATGCTTATGAACTTATAATAGACAGAGGGGTGAAGgaaaatcaatcaatcaactgcTTATAGCCCAGGAGTGCTGAATGCTTAAGGCAAAAACACCACATAATGATTCAGGTATAACCTGTATGTTCAGAAGATTTCATTATCCCTAAGACAAGCTCCCAGTGACTCGACTCAAATCGGAACAATtattaacttaaaaattatcCACCTATAGCAGAGTCTCTATCTtacttgggggggggggggataacACCTGTTAACTTTCTTCACTTTgtcccaaaaaagaaaaaaaaatgcacAAACCAGACCATCATTCACTTGATCGCAGTGCAAAGAATCAGTAAATTCAAAAATGTCGAGTACGGAGAGAGTGAAAGAGACAGGACAGCAGCAACATCAACTACATTCATGCAATTACTAGCTTTAATTAATTCATCGCAAATGCTACTAGTTTTTAACTTAAGCATGCTTAATAAACCATGTCTATAGAGGATCAAGAGGTTCAAAAGGTCCTGGCATACCAGGCTCATTTTCATCATGTGCAAGTGCTGGACGATAAGGCCGCTTCTTAACATAATTTTCCTGCAGAGGTCTTGGGATCTGAAACGAAAACTGGGACATACTTACACCTTGTGCTACATAGTCTGGGTGTTCCTGCAAGTACCTAAGAAAAGAAAGCATTGATCAATATCACGAGGGATATGAGAAGAAAATACAGATCCAAAATTGTATTTTACTTTTCAACTTCAACCATGGAACGAAGTCTCTTTCCAGATGGCGCAACATAATACCTGCAAATCATGACCAAAAAATGTTAATAGGGCAGTGTCGTTCTCTACTTAAAACAGGAAGACTTTAAACCTACTAATGGAAAAAGGAGTGAAGGAATGCAAGAAACGTACACATCAGCAAATCTAGTGCCTCCTTCACCTCGGATTCTTAAAAGACGTTCCCACCCAGGAGGGGGCTGAGCAATATTAGGCTTGTCAATAGCCCAGAGCCTACTTCCATCTTGAGTGAGATCAGGTGGATCATCACATGATAGTTCAGCACGCCACTCATGAGCTGTTTCACAATAAAAAGGCTGTTCCAAAATGTGTTCTCTGATCTCCTCATACTTCTCCTTAGTAGGTATAAGCCTCCATTTAAAGCAGTTGGCGCACTGCACAGTAAATGCCCCTACAGATGGCAAAATCCTAGATGCATAATTAGGAAAAGAGTTTCGTCGAGGTTGAGAATCAACAGGATCAGCGACAACTATTTCGCCCGCACCAACTGCAGCAGGATCGTAAAGCACCAACTGTTTTTGAGCATCTTCACTGTGGTTATCCTCATCATCTGTGTTATGTTCTTCTCCTTCTGCTAAAGCAGTAACATCTCTAGGATTTTGATTAGAAGTTTCAATCCCACCAGAGCGTGCAGTGCTTCTCGAATCTTTTGGCTCATGCTTCATATTATCTCCGCGACTAGCAACTGAAGAACCATGAATATCATTATGATCTGCTTTTCCAAGGGTCGCAAGGTCCAGATGATCTCGCTCCATCCAACCAAATCTAAATATGAATAGAACTGTCCAAAAAAATTTAACACAATTTATTGGACAATAGAATTCCTAGAACAGTGAACAGAATTGTCCAAAGAAAGCAAAAACAATTTATTGGACAAGAGAACTCCTGGAACAGTGAATAGCATAGATCAGAAATGAGAAAACAAACACCTTTATCCTATTTAACCACAGGTTCCA contains the following coding sequences:
- the LOC129880682 gene encoding methyl-CpG-binding domain-containing protein 2; this encodes MERDHLDLATLGKADHNDIHGSSVASRGDNMKHEPKDSRSTARSGGIETSNQNPRDVTALAEGEEHNTDDEDNHSEDAQKQLVLYDPAAVGAGEIVVADPVDSQPRRNSFPNYASRILPSVGAFTVQCANCFKWRLIPTKEKYEEIREHILEQPFYCETAHEWRAELSCDDPPDLTQDGSRLWAIDKPNIAQPPPGWERLLRIRGEGGTRFADVYYVAPSGKRLRSMVEVEKYLQEHPDYVAQGVSMSQFSFQIPRPLQENYVKKRPYRPALAHDENEPVNRIAWIDDDGDTDLRLGMPGAPLFEPLSQSFKKKRTPSKRMSNADAACKSN